TGACGTTCCACCGATTCAACCTTGCGAGTCATCATGTCGGTGGCACCCGGCCGCACATCCGCCTTGATCACCGCGCTGACCCGCGGCGCACGAGCCGCCACGGTCTCCACCGCCCGCTGCACTACGGCCATTACCTCAGTCCACGTTTCGCCCTCGATCTCGGTGAACATCGCATCAGTCTTGTTGGGTAATCCGGAGTCTCGAATCACCCGCACCGCTTCGGCGACGATCTCCCCCACGCTCTCGCCGACTCCCATGGGCGTGACGGAGAATGCGACCAGCACCGACACCTTCTTACCTCCCTCGGGCGCAAGCGTTAGCACGAGCGTACCGAGCGGTTGGCCAAGTCGACGGGGACGATGGCAGCATCGCGGCCATGCGGGTTCTCGTGCAACGGGTCTCATCGGCGAGTGTGCTAGTCGATGGGCAGGTGGTCGGAGCGATCCGGCCCGATAAACAAGGGCTGCTGGCATTCGTCGGGGTCACCCATAGTGACGATATCGATACGACGCAGCGGCTCGCCGAAAAGCTTTGGCGTTTACGTATTCTCGACGATGAGCAATCCGCGGCCGACGTCAACGCCCCAATCTTGGTGGTCAGCCAATTCACGCTGTATGCCGATACCGCGAAGGGTCGACGACCCTCGTGGAATGCTGCGGCGCCGCGGCCCGTGGCCGAGCCGCTGGTCAACGCGTTCGCCGGTGCGCTACAGCGTCTGGGCGCCCACGTGGAAACCGGCGTTTTCGGTGCGCATATGCAGGTTGAATTGGTCAATGACGGTCCTGTGACCGTGTTGCTGGAGCTGTGAGCGACGGAGTACGGCCGCCAATTGGCTTGACGTGCGAAATGCGCACCGGGGGTGGGGGATCGCCAGGGCTGACCGGTACGTTGCCCTTAGCGGAAGGAGGCCCGATGCTGCGCGACATTCGGGAACTCACCGGCGAGCCCGAGGCCTACGCCGCCGAACTTCGTCGCCGGTGGGGCGGGCTGTTGAGCTACCGCTACATCGGCCGCCGCTATGCGTCGATGGACCTTGGCCCGGTCGACGACACCGTCACGCTGCGCCGCGACCTGCGCAACGCCACAGGCGGCGTGCTGCTCGCCGTGATTGGAATCGCCTCACCGGAAGGTGGCGGCATGTCCGATCTGGAAGCCGTGCCCAATCCGGTTGTTCACTCCTGCCAAATCCTTGACCCGGGACGCGATGTCCGTCGCATCGAGGTCGTGTCGGAGGTCCTGAAACGCGGCCGCCGGATGGGGTTTAGCCGCTCGCGGATCGTCGATGCGGACCGGCGCGGACGCGTGTTGGCGCTCACCGCAGGTCAGGGCATCAGTACCGGCACGCCGCCCGAGGGACTTCAGCGGATGGCCGTCGAGCCCATCGAGGTGGTCGACTCCCCGGACCTGCCGCCGATTTGGCAGGTCTTCGGCGCACACCGGCGCCCGGACGGCCACTGGGCCCTGCCCGAGCTCGCCGCGGATGTAGCGTCACCCGACGCGGCGCTGCATCTGGGACCGCAGTTCGTAGTGCTGGAGACCGCGGCGGTGGAATCGGCGGCTGGGGTCGCGGGCACCGATCGACTCCAAGGCGTTTCGTCCCACGTGATGTTCGTGGCGCGCGGCAAAGTCGGACCGTTCCGGGTTGAAGCTGAAGCTATGGCCGGTGCCGAGGCCGGGGTGGCGGTCCGCGCGGTGATCCACGACGAGGGGGCCGACGACCGCCTGATCACCGCGGGTTCCTATCTGTTCCGGACGGTGGAGGGATGACCGCACCTAATGAGAAGAAATGGACCCGGTCCGACAACGACCAGTGGGACATCCTGAGCAGCGTGGGCTATACCGCGTTACTGGTGGCCGGATGGCGCGCTGTACACGCCCTGAGCGCAGAGCCGCTGGCACGCGACGACTATGCCCAGCATTTCATCTCAGCCTCGGCGGATCCCTACTTGACCGGTCTGCTGGCCAACCCGGCGACCTCCGAGGATGCGACGGCATTCCCGCGGCTGTATGGCGTGCAGACCCGGTTTTTCGACGACTTTTTCCTCTCCGCCGCCGGCCACGGCATACGGCAGGCGGTGATCGTCGCGGCCGGCCTTGATTCGCGCGCCTATCGGCTTGCCTGGCCCGAGGGCACGACGGTGTTCGAAGTCGACCAGCCGAAAGTACTCGAGTTCAAGGAGCGCGTCTTGGGCGAGCAGGGTGCCAAGCCCAGCGCGCGGCGGATCAGCGTCGCAGCCGATCTGCGTGACGACTGGTCAATCCCGTTGCAGGTAGCGGGCTTTGATCCGCGGCGACCAAGTGCGTGGTCGGTGGAGGGAGTGCTGCCGTACTTGACCGCAGCGGCACAGGACGCGCTCTTTGCCCGCATCCATCAGCTGTCTGCCACGGGTAGCAGGGTCGCGGTCGGCGCCCTTGGGTCGCGTCTGGACCAAGCGCAGCTCTCCGCCCTGGAAACGACCCACCCCGGGGTCAACATGTCCGGTGAGGTTGACTTTTCGGCATTGACGTATGACGACGGCAAAACCGATCCGGCACAGTGGTTGGCCGACCATGGCTGGGTCGTCGGCCCTGTCCGCACGAACCCTGAGCTGCAATCTTCCTATGGCCGCACGCCGGCGCAGATCGACATGCGTATCGATCGCATCATGTGCTCCCAATACGTCACGGCGACACGGTAATCCGATGAGCACGGCACCGTCGCATGCGATCGGGTCGGGTAAACGGAGGGACGATGCAGTTCTGGTCTGGCACAGCGTTTATCAGCGCGACGGAGGCGGTTGCCGTTGCGCGAATGTTCGACACGGCCGGGTACGACGGCGTCGTCTGCGCCGACCATTTGATCTACCCACGGCACCTGTCCTCGCCGTACCCGTCACCGACCGGCCGCCCGATGTGGTCGCCAGATACGGCTTGGCCTGACTCGTGGGTGCTCATCGGCGCGATGGCAGCGGTGACGAGCCGACTGCGGTTCTCCAACGCCGTCTACGTCGCACCTGCCCGGCCGCTGTTGGAGGTGGCCAAGCAGGTAGCCACCGCATCGGTCATCGCCCAGGGCCGGGTTTCACTGGCCGTCGGAGCGGGTTGGATGCGCGAGGAATTCGACCTGATGGGTCAAGACTTCGCCAACCGCGGTCAGCGGCTGGACGAAATGATCCCAGCCCTGCGTGCGTTGTGGCGGGGAGGCTGGGTGTCGTGGAGCGGTCGCTATTACCACGTGCCGGAGTTGATGCTCGAACCCCATCCGACACAGCCGGTACCGATTCTTTGCGGCGGCGAATCCGATGCGGCGCTGCGCCGTGCCGCGCGGTTGTGCGACGGGTGGGTCGGCACCGCATACGCCTGGAACGAGGCCGTGCATTTCGTGCAGAAGCTGAGCGCCTTTCGGCGCAGCTACGGACGCCACGACGAGCCGTTCGAGATCATGCTCGCGTTGCGCGAGACACCGTCGCCGGATCTGTACAAGCGGGCGGAGGATCTTGGCATTACGGCGGTGATGTGTTCGCCGTGGACGGGATTGGATGAACTACTTGCCGGTGGTTCGTCGACGGAGCCTGCCGAGCGGTTCCGGCCGGCGATCGAGCGGTTCGCCGAAACCGTCATCGCGAAATGCCGGTGAACCGCAAACGGGTTTACGTCTTGTGCGGAACGTCGGCGACCAGGCCCCCATCCACGACGAACTCAGCGCCGGTGGCATAGGCCGATTCGTCGCTGGCCAGGAACAGGACGAACGTCGACACCTCGATCGAGGTGGCGGGGCGCCCGAGTGGAATCGTGACCAGGTCGTCGGGAATGTGCTTGGTCATCGGGGTGCGGATGAACCCCGGATGAATGGAGTTGACCCGGATCTTGTGCGAAGCCAACTCCAGCGCTGCCGACTTGGACAGGCCCCGAACCGCCCACTTGGAGGCCACATACGGGTGCACCATCGGAGCACCGCGCAGGCCTTCGATGGATGAGACGTTGATGATCGAACCGCCGCCCGCGGCGATCATCGGATCGACGGCCGCCCGCATACCGAGAAAGGTGCCGGTCAGGTTGACGTCGATGACCTTCTGCCACTTGGCGAGATCGAACTTCTTGAGCTGTCCCAGCGCCACGATGCCGGCGTTGTTGACCAGAACATCGAGTTTGCCGAAGTCCTGCACGGCCGTGGTAACCGCCGCGTCCCACTGGTCGGGTTGGGTAACGTCGAGGTGCACATAACGCGCGGCCTCCCCCAGCTCATCGGCCAGCGCCTTGCCTTCGTCGTCGAGGATGTCGCCGATCACCACCTTCGCGCCCTCGCTCACCAGCAGCCGGGCATGCGAGGCGCCCATCCCCCGGGCGGCGCCGCTGATCAGTGCAACTTTTCCGTCCACGCGTCCCATGAGCGGTCAGGCTACCTCAGCCCACTAGAACCTGTTCCAACCTGGCCGGTGATCAGTGGCAGGTCCAGGGTGGTCCGGATTCCCGGCGGCGCGGCGACGACCGCGGGAATGGCATTCACGATCCGTCCGGCCGCGGCCACGATCGCAGCATGGTTGTGGTCGCCCTTGCGACTGGTCGGGCAGATATCGACGGTGTAGGACGGCTCGCCGGTGATTTCCACCCGGTACGAGCCGCCGGGCTGGGCGGGCTGCGGCCAGTCGGGCCGCAGGTCTTCGCGCAACCGGGTGACGTGCTCGATGACTATCGCCGGGTGGCCGTTGACGACGCCGCAAATCTGGAAGCGCATCGCCGCCACGCTGCCTTTCGGCACGTGCCCTGCCGCGATGTCGAATGCGTCCGGGGCTGGTTCGCGCTCAACGGTTTCGGTGATGTCGTCGAGTTCGACACCCAACCCGGCGGCCAGCTGCCGGATGGATGTGCCCCAAGCGATGCTCAGCACGCCGGGCTGCAGCAGGATCGGGATGTTATCAAGCGGTTTGCCGAAGCCCATGACCTCGAACATGACCGTCGCTCCGTCGTAGGTGGCGTAGTCGGCGATCTCCATGCAGCGCAGCTGCTCGATGCTCTGGCACGTGCCGGCCAACGTGAACGGGATCAGGTCGTTGGCGAACCCGGGATCGACTCCGGTGATGAAGATGCTCGAATTACCTTGCTGCGCAGCATCTTCCACTTGTTTGATGTACTTGTCGGGCATCAGCTGCCACGGGTATTGCAGCACCACCGGCGCCGAGCCGACGACATTGACACCGGCGGCCAGGATGTGCCGGCAATCCTTGATCGCCTCGGGTGTTCGGTTGTCCCCCATCGCGCAATAGACCGCGCAGTCGGGCCGGGTCGCCAGCAAGGCCTCCAGGTCGTCGGTGGCGGTGACTCCGGCCGGGGTGTCGAGTCCGGCAAGCTCAGCCGCGTCTTTGCCCACTTTGGTCGGCGAGGACACCCAAACCCCGGTGAGGTCGAACCGCGGGTCGGTGAGGAGTTGGGTCAGTGCCAAGCGACCGACATTGCCGGTGCCGATGTGAGCGACGCGGATGGCCATGGCTAGGCAGCCTAGACGCTCGACGAGCGGGTCTCGGGTCAGGCAGCGGTGGTCACGTGCGCGGCAGAGTCGCCGATCCTGGCTGGGTTGCCGCCAATCATGGTGCGCAGCAACGCTTTTTGCTCGCGATAGCCGCGGGCAGCCGCGCGGTCCAGTCCCCCGGGCAAGGCGAGCGCGGCGATGCTGCGGGCGGTGTTGACCGGGATCCGGAGCACCGGATACCACGGCGGCACGTAGGTCGGCAGGCCCAGCGTGCGCATGGCGCGTGGACCCAGGAAGCCGCTGGTCACCGACAGGTGCTGGGCCCGTGCGATGCGGCGGCGCAGGCCCCGCATGCTGCGGTAGTGCCAGAGCAGCGGGTCGTCGGCCATCGGCATCGCCAGCTGTTTCGTCGACTCGTCCGGGTTCGAAAGGGCGGTGAGCGTGTGGTAGAGCACGCGGATACCGTCACGGAAGCTGCGGGGCAGCCACTGGTCTTGCACGCCGATCAGCCAGCCGACGTAGCGGGTCAGGTGTGCAATCGCCTCGAGTTCGGCGCGGCTGAGCAGGATTCCCATGCCGATCGCACCTGCGGGGGGAGCGATCAGCGCGCCGACCAGTGTGGCGGCCATGTCGGTCTGGTTGACCGGGACACCCCATTCGTCGGCACGCCAGTCCGGCATCGCGGCGACGTGCCGTCGCACCAGCGCGTGGATCAGTCGCACCCGGATCGTGGACCGGTAGCCGACCGCGTGGGGCGCCAGGCCGCCTTCGGAGATGACGTCCATCGCCCACTGCATGGTCTCGGCGAAACGCTGGTTGGACCCCTTCTCCAGCGCGCCGGTGCGCAGCAGGGTCTTGTTGAAACCCGAGAACTGGTAGCCGCCCAGAAGCGCCACGTCGCGTGCGATGTACATGCCGTCGGCGCCACCCCTGCGCAGCGCCCGCTGTCCCCGGCGCAGCTTGTCGCCATCAACCCAGTCCGGGGTCGCTTCAACGCGAACAAAGAACTCGCGCAACGGGTCCGGCGCCTCAGGCACGTTGGCGATGCCCTCGGCGAGTGCCCGGTCGAACAACGGCCGGGTGTGCTCCATTCCCGCAGAAGCCA
This Mycobacterium xenopi DNA region includes the following protein-coding sequences:
- a CDS encoding MTH1187 family thiamine-binding protein → MSVLVAFSVTPMGVGESVGEIVAEAVRVIRDSGLPNKTDAMFTEIEGETWTEVMAVVQRAVETVAARAPRVSAVIKADVRPGATDMMTRKVESVERHLSAQ
- the dtd gene encoding D-aminoacyl-tRNA deacylase — translated: MRVLVQRVSSASVLVDGQVVGAIRPDKQGLLAFVGVTHSDDIDTTQRLAEKLWRLRILDDEQSAADVNAPILVVSQFTLYADTAKGRRPSWNAAAPRPVAEPLVNAFAGALQRLGAHVETGVFGAHMQVELVNDGPVTVLLEL
- a CDS encoding class I SAM-dependent methyltransferase produces the protein MTAPNEKKWTRSDNDQWDILSSVGYTALLVAGWRAVHALSAEPLARDDYAQHFISASADPYLTGLLANPATSEDATAFPRLYGVQTRFFDDFFLSAAGHGIRQAVIVAAGLDSRAYRLAWPEGTTVFEVDQPKVLEFKERVLGEQGAKPSARRISVAADLRDDWSIPLQVAGFDPRRPSAWSVEGVLPYLTAAAQDALFARIHQLSATGSRVAVGALGSRLDQAQLSALETTHPGVNMSGEVDFSALTYDDGKTDPAQWLADHGWVVGPVRTNPELQSSYGRTPAQIDMRIDRIMCSQYVTATR
- a CDS encoding TIGR03619 family F420-dependent LLM class oxidoreductase, encoding MQFWSGTAFISATEAVAVARMFDTAGYDGVVCADHLIYPRHLSSPYPSPTGRPMWSPDTAWPDSWVLIGAMAAVTSRLRFSNAVYVAPARPLLEVAKQVATASVIAQGRVSLAVGAGWMREEFDLMGQDFANRGQRLDEMIPALRALWRGGWVSWSGRYYHVPELMLEPHPTQPVPILCGGESDAALRRAARLCDGWVGTAYAWNEAVHFVQKLSAFRRSYGRHDEPFEIMLALRETPSPDLYKRAEDLGITAVMCSPWTGLDELLAGGSSTEPAERFRPAIERFAETVIAKCR
- a CDS encoding glucose 1-dehydrogenase, whose product is MGRVDGKVALISGAARGMGASHARLLVSEGAKVVIGDILDDEGKALADELGEAARYVHLDVTQPDQWDAAVTTAVQDFGKLDVLVNNAGIVALGQLKKFDLAKWQKVIDVNLTGTFLGMRAAVDPMIAAGGGSIINVSSIEGLRGAPMVHPYVASKWAVRGLSKSAALELASHKIRVNSIHPGFIRTPMTKHIPDDLVTIPLGRPATSIEVSTFVLFLASDESAYATGAEFVVDGGLVADVPHKT
- a CDS encoding diacylglycerol kinase, with protein sequence MAIRVAHIGTGNVGRLALTQLLTDPRFDLTGVWVSSPTKVGKDAAELAGLDTPAGVTATDDLEALLATRPDCAVYCAMGDNRTPEAIKDCRHILAAGVNVVGSAPVVLQYPWQLMPDKYIKQVEDAAQQGNSSIFITGVDPGFANDLIPFTLAGTCQSIEQLRCMEIADYATYDGATVMFEVMGFGKPLDNIPILLQPGVLSIAWGTSIRQLAAGLGVELDDITETVEREPAPDAFDIAAGHVPKGSVAAMRFQICGVVNGHPAIVIEHVTRLREDLRPDWPQPAQPGGSYRVEITGEPSYTVDICPTSRKGDHNHAAIVAAAGRIVNAIPAVVAAPPGIRTTLDLPLITGQVGTGSSGLR
- a CDS encoding oxygenase MpaB family protein, which encodes MSLPIPARHPDQPRPVPAGIQLAAMVLGIDKPTPKQWRRLGEQLTVGDEPMDRLVEWMASAGMEHTRPLFDRALAEGIANVPEAPDPLREFFVRVEATPDWVDGDKLRRGQRALRRGGADGMYIARDVALLGGYQFSGFNKTLLRTGALEKGSNQRFAETMQWAMDVISEGGLAPHAVGYRSTIRVRLIHALVRRHVAAMPDWRADEWGVPVNQTDMAATLVGALIAPPAGAIGMGILLSRAELEAIAHLTRYVGWLIGVQDQWLPRSFRDGIRVLYHTLTALSNPDESTKQLAMPMADDPLLWHYRSMRGLRRRIARAQHLSVTSGFLGPRAMRTLGLPTYVPPWYPVLRIPVNTARSIAALALPGGLDRAAARGYREQKALLRTMIGGNPARIGDSAAHVTTAA